One genomic region from Thermoflexus sp. encodes:
- a CDS encoding alpha/beta hydrolase → MSIATVGEYLIHYEALGRGQPVVFLHGWVGSWRYWLPTMQALSHRFRTYAVDLAGFGDSAKPRQGADSVYRLERQVELVREWMDHLGILRAHLIGHTLGAMIAIRLALKHPDRVQRILAVGYPTALEIPKGARGWMGKGILMERLSRLAQEYPEVQREHQRADPEAIVLSLEEALIHQEALGEWLRLVDCPLLLVYGRRDPLIAPPLFLNGGLDASTRLILLEEGRHFPMLDLPAVFQRLTEDFLTLPDPSQITLKEEWRRRFR, encoded by the coding sequence GTGAGCATTGCGACTGTCGGAGAGTATCTGATCCATTATGAGGCGCTGGGTCGGGGCCAGCCCGTGGTCTTCCTGCACGGGTGGGTGGGGTCATGGCGCTACTGGCTGCCCACGATGCAGGCCCTCTCCCATCGATTCCGGACCTATGCCGTCGACCTGGCGGGGTTTGGGGATTCCGCCAAGCCGCGGCAGGGGGCCGACTCCGTCTACCGCCTGGAGCGCCAGGTCGAGCTGGTCCGGGAATGGATGGATCACCTGGGGATCCTCCGGGCGCACCTCATCGGCCACACCCTGGGCGCTATGATTGCGATCCGGCTGGCCTTGAAGCATCCCGATCGGGTGCAGCGGATCCTGGCCGTCGGCTATCCGACCGCTCTGGAGATCCCGAAAGGCGCCCGTGGATGGATGGGGAAGGGGATCCTGATGGAGCGGTTGAGCCGTCTCGCCCAGGAGTATCCCGAGGTGCAGCGGGAACATCAGCGGGCGGATCCCGAGGCGATCGTCCTCAGCCTGGAGGAAGCCCTGATCCATCAGGAGGCGCTCGGGGAGTGGCTTCGCCTGGTGGATTGCCCGCTCCTCCTGGTTTACGGTCGGCGGGATCCGCTGATCGCCCCCCCGCTCTTCCTGAACGGCGGCCTGGACGCCTCCACCCGTCTGATCCTCCTGGAGGAAGGCCGTCATTTCCCCATGCTGGATCTCCCTGCCGTTTTCCAGCGCCTGACAGAGGATTTCCTCACCCTGCCCGATCCCTCGCAGATCACCCTGAAGGAAGAATGGCGCCGGCGGTTCCGATAG
- a CDS encoding response regulator — MSKARILVVEDDPDIARMLQLYFGSLGYEVQTAARGQEALERTRQQLPHLIILDIVLPDIDGYEVCRRLRTHLRTSHIPIIFLTQRDERSDRIAGLELGADDYITKPFDIEELRLRVQNAIRRAERESLTNPVTGLPSGRLIEDQLRALLRRSDWGLLYIGINGLDAFQEVYGFVAGDEVLRWTAMLIGEVVDELGTPQDFIGHVGGDDFVVITEAGRAEGIAQELRRRFAEGVGTHYAFPDRERGYLVLIDRDGNEKRVPLMSLAIGIVRAGDSIFNDIRELTEVAAEARRKEILLL; from the coding sequence ATGAGCAAAGCACGGATTCTGGTGGTGGAGGACGATCCGGACATCGCCCGCATGCTCCAGCTGTATTTTGGCTCGCTGGGCTATGAGGTTCAGACGGCCGCGCGGGGGCAGGAAGCGCTGGAGAGAACCCGCCAGCAGCTTCCCCATCTGATCATCCTGGATATCGTGCTCCCCGATATCGATGGCTACGAGGTCTGCCGGAGGCTGCGCACCCACCTGCGCACCAGCCACATCCCCATCATTTTCCTGACCCAACGGGACGAGCGCAGTGACCGCATTGCTGGCCTGGAGCTGGGGGCGGATGATTACATCACGAAGCCCTTCGATATCGAGGAACTGCGCCTGAGGGTCCAGAACGCCATCCGGCGGGCGGAACGGGAGAGCCTCACCAACCCGGTCACCGGCCTGCCCAGCGGGCGCCTGATCGAGGATCAGCTGCGCGCCCTCCTCCGCCGCTCGGACTGGGGCCTGCTGTATATCGGGATCAACGGCCTGGATGCTTTCCAGGAAGTTTACGGATTCGTGGCCGGTGACGAGGTCCTGCGGTGGACGGCCATGCTGATCGGGGAGGTGGTGGACGAGCTGGGGACGCCGCAGGACTTCATCGGACATGTCGGGGGGGATGATTTCGTGGTGATCACGGAGGCCGGACGGGCGGAGGGCATCGCCCAGGAGCTCCGCCGTCGCTTCGCCGAAGGAGTCGGGACCCACTACGCCTTCCCCGACCGGGAACGAGGGTATCTGGTGCTCATCGATCGCGATGGGAATGAGAAGCGTGTCCCTCTGATGAGCCTGGCCATCGGCATCGTCCGGGCCGGGGATTCGATCTTCAACGACATCCGGGAGCTCACGGAGGTCGCAGCGGAAGCCCGGCGGAAGGAGATCCTGCTGCTTTGA
- a CDS encoding metal-dependent transcriptional regulator: MPRLSASMEDYLRAIYILAEREGTVTTTRLAEYLHVAPPSVTGMLKKLARLRLVHYAPYRGVTLTRTGRRIALEVIRHHRLLELFLMEALGYDWDEVHAEADRLEHAISEALEERIATMLGHPAYDPHGDPIPTRAGEIPLPAARRLSEVPLGVACEVLRVIDEASTLRQAARAGLRPGAQVIVEEQVPGVGLRIRVGDQEHRIRRRLAEQVFVRVPPLESSRETMPDATTAAPDHP; this comes from the coding sequence ATGCCCCGGCTGAGCGCTTCGATGGAAGATTATTTGCGAGCGATTTATATCCTCGCCGAGCGAGAGGGAACGGTCACCACCACCCGGCTGGCGGAATATCTCCATGTGGCACCGCCGTCGGTGACCGGGATGCTGAAGAAGCTGGCGAGGCTCCGCCTGGTTCACTACGCCCCCTACCGGGGAGTGACCCTCACCCGAACGGGCCGCCGGATCGCCCTGGAGGTGATCCGGCATCATCGCCTGCTGGAGCTCTTCCTCATGGAAGCCCTGGGCTATGATTGGGACGAGGTCCACGCGGAGGCGGATCGCCTGGAGCATGCGATCAGCGAGGCCCTGGAGGAACGGATTGCAACGATGCTGGGCCACCCCGCGTATGATCCCCATGGGGATCCCATCCCCACCCGAGCGGGGGAGATCCCGCTCCCGGCCGCCCGGCGGCTGAGCGAGGTCCCTCTGGGGGTGGCCTGTGAGGTGCTGCGGGTGATCGACGAAGCCTCGACCTTGCGGCAAGCCGCCCGGGCGGGCTTGCGACCGGGCGCTCAGGTGATCGTGGAAGAGCAGGTGCCAGGCGTTGGCCTGCGCATCCGGGTGGGCGATCAGGAGCATCGAATTCGGCGCCGCCTGGCCGAGCAGGTCTTTGTGCGGGTGCCCCCCCTGGAATCCTCGCGGGAAACGATGCCGGATGCGACGACGGCGGCTCCGGATCACCCCTGA
- a CDS encoding metallopeptidase family protein, with translation MRRRRLRITPELVERVWSEILADLPPDLRQAVENLVILLEEEPDREHRRALSLPPGENLYGLFEGPPWAERDRAPIAWPSRIRIFRRPLEADFGDDPFRLRAELRRTLLHELGHYFGLNEEDLSRFGLE, from the coding sequence ATGCGACGACGGCGGCTCCGGATCACCCCTGAGCTGGTCGAGCGCGTGTGGTCCGAGATCCTCGCGGACCTGCCGCCGGATCTGCGGCAGGCGGTAGAGAACTTGGTCATCCTGCTGGAGGAGGAGCCCGATCGGGAGCATCGGCGGGCCCTGAGCCTTCCGCCGGGGGAGAACCTGTATGGCCTGTTCGAGGGCCCCCCATGGGCGGAGCGGGATCGGGCGCCCATCGCCTGGCCGTCGCGGATCCGGATCTTCCGTCGCCCCCTCGAAGCCGACTTCGGCGATGATCCGTTCCGGCTACGGGCCGAGCTCCGACGCACACTGCTTCATGAACTGGGGCACTACTTCGGCCTGAACGAGGAGGACCTGAGCCGGTTCGGTCTGGAGTAA
- a CDS encoding response regulator transcription factor, with the protein MARILIAEDERDIRELIVFTLEFGGFQVIAATNGEEAVELARQHRPDLIILDVRMPRMTGYEACRILKSQEETRAIPVVFLSAKGQEAEIRQGMEAGADAYILKPFAPDELIQQVQALLNRHGMRSG; encoded by the coding sequence ATGGCCAGGATTCTGATCGCAGAGGATGAACGGGATATCCGGGAATTGATCGTCTTCACCCTGGAGTTTGGAGGCTTCCAGGTGATCGCCGCCACCAACGGCGAGGAAGCGGTGGAACTGGCCCGTCAGCATCGCCCGGACCTGATCATCCTGGATGTCCGCATGCCTCGAATGACCGGCTACGAGGCCTGTCGCATCCTGAAATCCCAGGAAGAAACCCGCGCCATCCCGGTGGTGTTTCTATCCGCCAAAGGGCAAGAGGCGGAGATCCGCCAGGGCATGGAGGCGGGGGCCGATGCCTATATCCTGAAACCTTTCGCCCCCGATGAGCTGATCCAGCAGGTCCAGGCCCTTTTGAACCGGCATGGCATGAGATCAGGGTGA
- a CDS encoding GAF domain-containing protein → MLWIEAGSGRLLLNAAARAWLGDPPPFSCQDLASRLRPPGVLERWLLGSRETATIGQRSAQASALPLTLDGHPGFLVVLRPVPEGSRSAPEPPIYPRELALVTGIARLLSASLDLDSTLDAILFAIRQVIPYELAEINLWEPGDRRLYTRARGGDPQAVAQLAELGGVYRPDEGLTGWLATYRRPLLIHDLRDFTGARPRLNLERFPARAFLGVPLQTREEFIGTLELVAYRPGAFTEEHLRLLEAIAAQAAIAIHNVRLYEATHHYAEGLKTLFRIAAMSAASPSLEDFLRRSVAELAEWFRVERVVVLLYDSKRQELTPHPAGVYGPWPPDALGFRLPVQDPVFAESVFRSGRPFRSNRASEDRRVIPPYRELIARFGVRSVLSIPLTAREQPIGEIHLINRIEGRFAPDDERLGMAMGVVLGTTLHNLQVIEQARRRAARLRALVEIGQRIAATLDLDRIFETIREALGRILDARNFYAALYDPENDEVSFVFYVHQGQRLRERPKRRGGHGLTEYVIRTGQPLLLRGDVAGQARALGIEPVGTPARLWMGVPMRVGDRVIGMLAIQHETDENAFDEEDLELLQAIAHQTAIAVENARLYGEIRERLEARIHQLTALNRIGQELNANLDLDHILNLVLDSAFHVTGADYGEILLYDPTSDLLRPRLLRNLSMEQLQARGLDRQRPGEGLIGQAFQSGRVVLVPDVRQDPHYIAGTPDTLSEVAVPIWYGTLVVGVLDLQSRRPHGFSEEQIAFLEALAAQAAVAIGNAMRLQEEAQRSERYRQRIELMRGMLEVGQALRSERPLENALDAVAHTIQESLGFERVLISLLEGEPPVLRRVAQAGLPLPVFERMRQIPQPWRNMQIFLREEFRLGACYYIPYERQPENLSEILDTWTATPTREPRPDPTRWHPEDLLIVPIHGTGGRLLGIISVDEPRDGQVPTRETAEMLELLASQTGIIIENARLYEGLKQRIEALTRLNEASRQIAARLELGALLEAIAQAAASLSHAAWAGVIRMEKEAPQLIAQFAPDGLEVSSLEALLGSSRMIQAMMSGRALYLRDLAEALDEEIPEVRSLLLVPMRAGGEIVGWIAVAHPERGAFDEIEQILLQTLAEQAAVALENARLYEQTRRFSEELEAQVRERTEALEKALADLSARHRQLERLYRVTLALTASLELEATLQQALSLLVEEGETAAVILMDPEKGRLAVRAGIGPGSADLIGQSWPLHEDPGAIQAAIRQRRTQNLFAFPLDLLPAPWRALRPGAALVVPLTLGLDVLGALVFASPEARGFDPERVQLLETVAAQMAQAIHNAALYQLITQQAEQLGNTLRAAQEEVSKRQAILESIAEGVMVADARGEVIMMNAAAEQILGLRREEVLGRPIHHFTGLYGPAWQEWMASLRRWLSSPRGQPPTLFMRHELAPEGRFITVHAAPVMMGTEFLGTVSVFRDITPEVEADRAKTEFISTVSHELRTPMTSIKGYVDLLLLGSAGPLSEMQRRFLQIVKSNADRLKLLVDDLLDISRIESGRLQLDLRPVPLEAAVEAVVASLKARLDEKNQRLELDLPAFLPPVQADKDRLIQILMNLVSNAHKYTPEGGQIRIRACVEGEAVHVAVSDTGIGIPPEALPRIFERFYRVDDPRVQETPGTGLGLSIVKALVEMHGGRIWVESEVGRGSTFHFTIPIAREAPSPVDRPPAPAPVPVRGDGASPILIVEDDRHIADLLVQHLERAGYRTLVAHRGEEALRLAREERPQLITLDIYLPDLDGFTVLERLKADPATAEIPVIIVSVLADRQRGVHLGAVDVLGKPVDVERLLEVVGRYARRHARIVIVDDDAGTRSLLQDTLRNHGFEVTTFGNAIEALAWIEAHRPDLVLMDLKPAGMSGLDALARMKASPKMADVPVVIMTASATDPMGKRRQALALGAADFFLKPFPLEEFVAAIRRLLGESSEGESGNAE, encoded by the coding sequence ATGCTGTGGATCGAGGCCGGGAGCGGCCGATTGCTTCTGAACGCCGCAGCGCGCGCCTGGCTGGGGGATCCCCCTCCCTTCTCCTGCCAGGATCTGGCGAGCCGTCTTCGCCCGCCGGGCGTGCTGGAACGATGGCTGCTGGGCTCCCGGGAGACGGCCACCATCGGCCAGCGAAGCGCGCAGGCCAGCGCCCTCCCCCTCACCCTGGATGGGCATCCAGGCTTCCTGGTCGTCCTTCGGCCTGTTCCCGAGGGATCCAGATCCGCCCCGGAACCCCCCATCTACCCCCGGGAGCTGGCCCTGGTCACAGGGATCGCCCGTCTGCTCAGTGCCTCCCTGGATCTGGACTCCACGCTGGATGCCATCCTATTTGCGATCCGGCAGGTGATCCCCTATGAGCTGGCCGAGATCAACCTGTGGGAGCCCGGAGACCGCCGGCTCTACACCCGGGCCCGCGGTGGGGATCCCCAGGCGGTGGCTCAGCTCGCGGAGCTGGGAGGGGTTTACCGGCCCGACGAGGGCCTCACCGGATGGCTGGCCACCTACCGGCGTCCCCTGCTGATCCACGATCTGCGCGACTTCACCGGCGCGCGCCCTCGCCTGAACCTCGAGCGCTTCCCCGCGCGCGCCTTTCTGGGCGTCCCTCTGCAAACCCGGGAAGAGTTCATCGGGACGCTGGAACTCGTTGCGTATCGCCCGGGGGCCTTCACCGAAGAACATCTGCGCCTCCTGGAGGCGATCGCCGCCCAGGCGGCCATCGCCATCCACAACGTCCGGTTGTATGAAGCCACGCACCATTACGCCGAAGGGCTGAAGACCCTGTTCCGCATCGCGGCGATGAGCGCCGCCTCCCCATCCCTCGAAGATTTCCTCCGCCGATCCGTCGCCGAGCTCGCCGAGTGGTTCCGGGTGGAGCGGGTCGTGGTCCTGCTCTACGATTCGAAGCGTCAGGAGTTAACCCCCCACCCCGCCGGCGTCTACGGCCCCTGGCCGCCGGATGCCCTGGGGTTCCGCCTTCCGGTGCAGGACCCGGTGTTCGCGGAAAGCGTGTTCCGGAGCGGACGCCCCTTCCGCTCCAACCGGGCGTCAGAGGACCGCCGGGTGATCCCGCCGTATCGGGAGCTGATCGCCCGCTTCGGCGTCCGATCCGTCCTCTCCATCCCCCTGACGGCCCGGGAACAGCCCATCGGGGAGATCCACCTGATCAATCGGATCGAGGGCCGGTTCGCCCCGGATGATGAACGTCTGGGGATGGCGATGGGCGTCGTGCTGGGCACCACCCTCCATAACCTTCAGGTAATTGAACAGGCCCGGCGCCGCGCCGCCCGCCTGCGGGCCCTGGTGGAGATCGGCCAGCGGATCGCCGCAACGCTGGATCTGGATAGGATCTTTGAAACCATCCGGGAAGCGCTCGGGCGGATCCTGGATGCCCGGAATTTCTACGCCGCCCTCTATGATCCGGAGAACGATGAGGTCTCATTTGTGTTCTATGTGCATCAGGGACAACGGTTGCGGGAGCGGCCGAAGCGCCGGGGCGGCCATGGCCTGACCGAATATGTGATCCGAACCGGCCAGCCCCTTCTGCTGCGAGGCGATGTCGCCGGCCAGGCGCGGGCGCTGGGGATCGAGCCAGTGGGAACCCCCGCCCGGCTCTGGATGGGGGTTCCCATGCGGGTCGGCGACCGGGTGATCGGCATGCTGGCCATCCAGCATGAGACGGACGAGAACGCCTTCGACGAGGAGGACCTGGAGCTCCTTCAGGCCATCGCGCACCAGACGGCCATCGCCGTGGAGAACGCCCGGCTTTACGGAGAGATCCGCGAGCGCCTGGAGGCCCGGATCCACCAGCTGACCGCGCTGAACCGCATCGGCCAGGAGCTGAACGCGAATCTGGATCTCGATCACATCCTGAACCTGGTGCTGGACTCGGCCTTCCATGTCACAGGGGCGGATTACGGGGAGATCCTCCTTTACGATCCGACAAGCGATCTGCTGCGCCCCCGTCTGCTCCGCAACCTTTCCATGGAGCAACTGCAAGCCCGCGGGCTGGATCGCCAGCGACCCGGAGAAGGGCTGATCGGGCAGGCCTTCCAGAGCGGCCGCGTCGTGCTTGTCCCTGATGTCCGGCAGGACCCGCATTACATCGCCGGGACGCCGGATACCCTCTCCGAGGTGGCCGTGCCGATCTGGTATGGGACACTGGTGGTGGGGGTGCTGGATCTCCAGAGCCGGCGGCCCCATGGCTTCAGCGAGGAACAGATCGCCTTTCTGGAAGCCCTGGCCGCTCAGGCCGCCGTGGCCATCGGCAACGCCATGCGTCTGCAGGAGGAGGCGCAGCGGAGCGAGCGCTACCGCCAGCGCATCGAGCTGATGCGCGGGATGCTGGAGGTGGGCCAGGCGCTGCGCTCCGAGCGGCCGCTGGAGAACGCCCTCGACGCCGTCGCCCACACCATTCAGGAGTCCCTGGGCTTCGAGCGGGTTCTGATCAGCCTGCTGGAAGGAGAGCCCCCCGTCCTCCGACGGGTGGCCCAGGCCGGGCTTCCCCTGCCGGTGTTCGAGCGGATGCGGCAGATCCCCCAGCCGTGGCGCAATATGCAGATCTTCCTGCGGGAGGAATTCCGACTCGGGGCCTGTTATTACATCCCATATGAGCGGCAACCCGAGAACCTGAGCGAGATCCTGGATACCTGGACGGCGACGCCGACGCGGGAGCCCCGGCCGGATCCCACCCGCTGGCATCCAGAGGACCTCCTGATTGTGCCCATTCACGGGACAGGCGGGCGCTTGCTGGGGATCATCTCTGTGGATGAGCCGCGGGACGGGCAGGTGCCCACCCGTGAGACGGCGGAGATGCTGGAGCTGCTGGCCAGCCAGACCGGCATCATCATTGAAAACGCCCGCCTGTATGAGGGGCTGAAACAGCGGATCGAGGCGCTCACCCGTCTGAACGAAGCCAGCCGGCAGATCGCCGCCCGGCTGGAGCTGGGCGCTCTGCTGGAAGCCATCGCCCAGGCCGCCGCCTCCCTGAGCCATGCAGCCTGGGCGGGGGTGATCCGGATGGAGAAAGAAGCCCCTCAGCTGATCGCTCAATTCGCCCCGGATGGCCTGGAGGTCTCCTCATTGGAAGCCCTCCTGGGCTCCTCCCGGATGATCCAGGCGATGATGTCCGGCCGTGCGCTCTACCTCCGGGATTTAGCCGAGGCCCTGGACGAGGAGATCCCGGAAGTGCGTTCCCTGCTCCTTGTCCCCATGCGGGCGGGCGGAGAGATCGTCGGATGGATCGCGGTGGCCCATCCGGAACGGGGCGCCTTCGATGAGATCGAACAGATCCTGCTCCAGACCCTGGCGGAACAGGCGGCGGTGGCTCTGGAGAACGCCCGGCTCTACGAGCAGACCCGCCGCTTCAGCGAGGAGCTCGAAGCCCAGGTCCGCGAGCGAACGGAGGCGCTGGAGAAGGCCCTGGCCGACCTTTCGGCTCGCCATCGCCAGCTGGAGCGGTTGTATCGGGTGACCCTGGCGCTGACCGCCAGCCTGGAGCTGGAGGCTACCCTTCAGCAGGCGCTCTCCCTCCTTGTTGAGGAAGGGGAAACCGCGGCGGTGATCCTGATGGATCCGGAGAAGGGACGCCTGGCGGTGCGAGCCGGGATCGGGCCGGGCAGTGCCGATCTGATCGGACAATCCTGGCCCCTTCACGAAGATCCCGGGGCGATCCAGGCGGCCATCCGCCAGCGGCGAACCCAGAACCTGTTCGCGTTCCCCCTCGATCTCCTCCCGGCGCCCTGGCGGGCCCTGCGTCCAGGCGCGGCCCTGGTGGTTCCTCTCACCCTGGGCCTGGACGTCCTGGGGGCCCTGGTGTTCGCCAGCCCGGAAGCCCGTGGGTTCGATCCAGAACGGGTTCAGCTGCTGGAGACCGTGGCCGCTCAGATGGCTCAGGCCATCCATAACGCAGCCCTTTATCAGCTGATCACCCAGCAGGCGGAGCAGCTGGGCAACACCCTGCGGGCCGCCCAGGAGGAGGTTTCCAAGCGCCAGGCCATCCTGGAGTCCATCGCGGAAGGGGTGATGGTGGCCGATGCCCGGGGCGAGGTGATCATGATGAACGCTGCCGCCGAACAGATCCTCGGGTTGCGCCGGGAGGAGGTCCTCGGTCGGCCCATCCATCATTTCACCGGCCTTTATGGGCCCGCATGGCAGGAATGGATGGCCTCCCTGCGGCGATGGCTTTCCTCCCCGCGGGGCCAGCCCCCCACCCTGTTCATGCGCCACGAGCTCGCCCCTGAGGGCCGCTTCATCACCGTCCACGCCGCGCCGGTGATGATGGGCACCGAGTTCCTGGGCACCGTCTCGGTCTTCCGGGATATCACGCCGGAGGTGGAAGCCGATCGCGCCAAGACAGAGTTCATCTCCACGGTGTCCCACGAGCTCCGCACGCCCATGACCTCCATCAAGGGCTACGTGGATCTTCTGCTCCTCGGATCCGCCGGGCCCCTTTCCGAAATGCAGCGCCGCTTCCTGCAGATTGTGAAGTCCAACGCCGACCGACTCAAACTGCTGGTGGATGACCTGCTGGACATCTCGCGGATTGAGAGCGGCCGCCTCCAGCTGGATCTCCGCCCGGTGCCCCTGGAGGCGGCAGTGGAAGCGGTGGTGGCTTCCCTGAAGGCTCGCCTCGACGAAAAGAACCAGCGCCTGGAGCTCGATCTGCCGGCTTTCCTCCCTCCGGTCCAGGCCGATAAGGATCGCCTGATCCAGATCCTGATGAACCTGGTCAGCAATGCCCACAAATACACGCCGGAAGGCGGGCAGATCCGCATCCGGGCCTGCGTGGAGGGAGAAGCCGTCCATGTGGCAGTCAGCGATACCGGGATCGGCATTCCCCCCGAGGCTCTCCCGCGCATCTTCGAGCGCTTTTATCGGGTGGATGACCCGCGGGTTCAGGAAACCCCCGGGACGGGCCTGGGCCTTTCGATCGTGAAAGCCCTGGTGGAAATGCATGGGGGGCGGATCTGGGTGGAAAGCGAGGTCGGCCGGGGATCGACGTTCCACTTCACGATCCCCATCGCCCGTGAGGCGCCCTCTCCCGTTGATCGACCCCCCGCGCCAGCGCCGGTCCCCGTCCGGGGGGATGGCGCTTCGCCCATCCTGATCGTGGAGGATGACCGCCATATCGCCGACCTGCTGGTCCAGCACCTGGAGCGCGCGGGATATCGAACCCTGGTCGCCCATCGGGGTGAGGAGGCCCTGCGCCTCGCCCGGGAGGAGCGTCCGCAGCTGATCACCCTGGATATCTACCTGCCGGACCTGGACGGCTTCACGGTGCTGGAACGACTGAAGGCCGATCCGGCCACCGCCGAGATCCCGGTCATCATCGTCTCCGTCCTGGCTGATCGCCAGCGAGGGGTCCACCTGGGAGCGGTGGATGTGTTGGGCAAACCGGTAGACGTGGAACGATTGCTGGAGGTGGTCGGCCGGTATGCGCGGCGCCATGCCCGCATCGTCATCGTGGATGACGACGCGGGGACCCGGTCGTTGCTCCAGGACACCCTGCGCAACCATGGGTTCGAGGTGACGACCTTCGGGAACGCCATCGAGGCGCTGGCCTGGATCGAAGCCCATCGCCCCGATCTGGTGCTGATGGATCTCAAGCCGGCGGGGATGAGCGGACTGGACGCCCTGGCCCGCATGAAGGCCAGCCCGAAGATGGCGGACGTCCCGGTGGTGATCATGACCGCCAGCGCCACGGACCCGATGGGCAAACGCCGGCAGGCGCTGGCCCTGGGGGCGGCGGATTTCTTCCTCAAGCCGTTCCCGCTGGAGGAGTTCGTCGCCGCCATCCGGCGCCTTCTCGGCGAATCCTCCGAGGGAGAATCCGGCAACGCGGAGTAG